One Hippoglossus stenolepis isolate QCI-W04-F060 chromosome 6, HSTE1.2, whole genome shotgun sequence genomic window, CAGTAATCAGGTCAGCCGTAAATAGTCTGGAGCCTGAAGGTCAGAGCTTTCAGACATAACTACACACCTGGTCTGTGTGATTCATCGCCCTGTTAAGAGACGTCATGTGCACGGAGCGATTACACAAAGGAGCAAGTTAAGATTCATGCAGTTTTAAAAGCATCGGAAAAAATCGAAGCAGCAGCACCTGACATGTGGTTAGTTTTTGTGAAACGCAAAAAAATGCTTGATCTTACATTTCCCGAAAATGCACCTCCTGCGGAAACATATGTGCTTGGGTTTAGACAATATTTAGTTCATCAGATAACAAGTAACTGTCTTTGCCTAATCTTGTTTAGTCTGAATTAAGAAAGCCTCATCATAGTGAGCTTCACCTCATATTTGACTCAATCCTGCGTAAATTAATGTATTTTCCACCACATAGATTTTACTTAGACTCAAGTTTGTGTTCTTTTAATGCTACTTACATGGTCACACATGAACCCAACTGACATTATGTTAATGTTATACAGATTTGAATCTTTAGTAACCTCTGACTGTGAAGTTATGTTTTCAAAATTTAACATTGTATGATGGGgcattttacaacattttcactttttaccCAGGAAATAAatcatggctcttgatgaatGATGACAAAtcatcagacatatttaggggactgatatgttTAAGTGTGTAAAATTcggtgcagcttaattgaatttaagaggactgttgagccttggtagatgtgccattctagttttaccTTTACAAACAGATGAGAACATTTATTGATACAGTATAAAACACAGAGTGTTTTCTATAAAGCGAACATACAGAGTCACTATTCTCTGTTTCGTAGAGATAGGGGCAGAGGGAAATCCTGTCATGATCTGTCTGCGAACTAATTGATCCGGACACGTTTCTATTTCCATGTTTCTAATCCCTTATCATGTGATCCTGTGTGTCATCCTCCTCAGAGAGGATATGAAGAGAGAGCCTAATAATAATTCAGCCTGTATGGACTTTCATGCCATTTTGATCGGTTTGGTTTTTGCCGATTTGCAACAAATTTAGTTGCAGCAACCGTCTCAGTGACTGAGGACTGAGATTTATAGATTTTGTAATGTAGAGTGGGAAGCTCACAAAGAGTCTCAACAAGTCTTGTAGTTTCATGTAATGTAAGAAATCATTTCAGTCTGTAGAGGTGCTTGAGCAATAATCTCCACCATGGGTCAGCGCCTGAGTGAGGATGGGGACCCCGACAAGGAAATTGACGCGGCAGAGCTGCAGGAATGGTACAAAAAGTTTGTGGTGGAGTGTCCGAGCGGGACTCTCTTCAGACACGAGTTCAAGAGCTTCTTTGGCGTCACTGAGAACAAGGAGGCCGCAGATTACATCGAAAACATGTTCCGAGCCTTTGACAAGAACGGAGTAAGTACGAACTTCGGCTGTGTGGAGGTACAGGACTCGTGTACAGTCGTCTGTCTCAGTTCAGTATCGACACTACACTTACCACAGTAATAGTCCAGATACATTGATTGGAAGCATTTTTGATAACAGCAGCCAAATGccttttattgattatttatttctaatagaTAGAATGAAGCACCAGTTTTGATAGTTTTATAATTTATTAGAGTATTTTTTTTAGCAAAAagcttttgaaatgtaaatatttactgGTTTTCTTAGtctattataaaaaaaacaattgcatAACTTATTTCTGACAGATGATACACCAAAcaattaacagaaaaataaatacaaatttgaccAATTAAtcgaaaatatatataagttgCATTCCCATTTATTTTTGATTGCTGTTTCTTACTAAAGAGCTGTTTGTATTCTATCAAGTACTTTACAATGCAGACATTTTTCCTGTCAAAGTGAACCTCAGAGATCTTGTCCAAGTGTCTCTTCAAAGCAATCTAATGTTGTCCCTTCATGTCCACTGCAGGACAACaccattgatttcctggagtaTGTTGCAGCCTTGAACTTAGTCCTGAGGGGTAAACTGGAACATAAGCTGAAATGGACGTTCAAAATGTACGATAAAGATGGAAGTGGGTGCATTGACAAAACAGAGCTTCTTGAAATTGTGGAGGTAATATTTACTATGTGACTGTCACTGTCACTATATGCACCTGAGTATTCCAAGATCAGCCAGCGGGCAAGATTAATACCAACGTCCTTCTCCTGTCCCTCTCAGTCTATCTACCGACTGAAGAAAGCCTGCCATGGACAGCTGGATGAAGAATGCAATCTGCTGAGCCCAGACCAAGTGGTTGACCGCATATTCGAGCTGGTTGACGAAAATGGAGATGGTGAGTGTTTTCCATAGTTTTCTGTCAGCTTAAAATGCTGCATGGCTGCTGTAATGGCTTTGTGGGGTGTTAATGTCTGTTGTTTGGTGAAAGGAGAATTGTGTGGTGAAACAAACCCAGAGACTAACCATCCCTCATCACTTAGGGGAGCTCTCGCTGCATGAGTTCATCGATGGGGCACGGAGGGACAAGTGGGTGATGAAGATGCTGCAGATGGACGTCAACCCCGGGGACTGGATTAACGAGCGGAGACGCAGTGCGAACTTCTGAGGCTGCAGCATGGACTGTttatctgtcacacacacacacacatcttacaGTGTGACCAACTTTGgatctgctgcagtttgataTGAATgaaagagacaacaacacagcagtCACCCTGGTTTTGTATTGTATGCTGGTGTATACGATTTAGCTGTAGGGCCACAACAATGCTGTATCTTGCCTGTAACAGGGTTTGATCTGCTTATTCATTTTGGTTCAGGTTTCACTTTTAGTAAAGATACAACTAAGCAGTAGTTTCAAATTCATTTATTGATGGTGTAGGTCTGCGTCTGTGTTAGATGCTGCAGTCATAAGATACacactgtattttctttttagttttctgtcatAAGTTTAATAAATATTCTGAACGGCTCAACACACTCTGCACAGTTGTGTTCCCTTTTTTAGGATGATTATATTTCTTGTCAGGACTTTGTGGCCATGGAAACACAGAGATTTATTTGTTGCATCTGTCAGGGCAGGATAATTAAGACCTTCATGTGTCACTGCTACTCTGAGTTTGAGGATCTCATCCTTATTTCCATCATAGCTCAGCACGTTTACCTGAACAGAAATATATCTAgtagataaatgaataaaacagctTTGAAAAGTTTCAGGGTTTCTAAATTAATACCAAATTTACACTGTATGGTTACTTTCTTTACATTAATAACAAATATCAAGTTAGATCACCGATAAAAGTGTTTAGTGCAGAAGGTTTCAGAAATACTGAGTATGGAGGACAGAGAACAGGTGAGGGTACTAGGAGCATTGTAAAGGATACAGGGTTTTTCACATCTATTCCTATCATAGTAATTAGGAATAGGTGTTTGAGTGACagatttaaagggttttaagtGTGTAAAGTAGGATTGAGGATaaagtagtttttttaaatattattattattatgaaggGATTTAGATCGTGAGTCAATTTTCTGATTTACACTCCGGAGCTGAAGGTGGCGGTAGTGCGCcttaaaacagagagaagaagaagaagaagaaaagctgcCAAACATCACAAGTGTCACGTTGCAGCTTTAAATCAGTTTTACTCTCTAGGACATTTCTTTACATTCACACCTCTCGCCTCGCAACACGTCTCCTTGTCCCCGGGGACGATGTGGTCTGGACCCCAGGAACCAGTCGATACCGAGGAAATGAAGGTAAAAGTTAAAAACTCACAATGAAACGCTAACTTCcggtgcaggtgtgtgtgcgtgtgtgtgtaaataacgGTTTTGATCACAGGGTGCGGTGCTGCCCCCTGCCGGTCAGCGTGCGGCAGTGCGCTGTGTGACGGGGGACCTGTTCTCCAGCTGCGAGGACGAGGCTCTGGCTCACTGCGTCAGCGAGGACTGTCACATGGGAGCAGGGATCTCCGTCCTGTTCAAGCGCCAGTTCAGAGGAGAGGCTGAGTTAAAGCAGCAGAGTGAGTCACACCTTTGTTAAACCAGATTTACGTCCTCGGCCCTGGAGactgggttttctttttctttagcTGGTTTGTGTAGTGACCCAGTTTAAACTAAAGGACACAGATATGTTGTTCACGAGGGATGAAGAGGGGATTTCACACTGTTCCTTTATTTTGTcactttatatttgttgttCCTTAGTTTATCTTCCGCCATTTTTTgctataaataataattcaagtGTGTTTATATCTTTTGTATGTAGGTGTATGagtttgtatatatgtgtaaataACATTTGTAGTATAAGATAACTATTAATTAATGACCTATGGAGAAGGGGTGAGATTAAATAGATTTGTACTTTTTCTCACTCCTGTTcaaatattaagtattttcctcatcactgtttgtaaataataattttttcagtttttatttttttcacctgtttgtataattatatataatatttttttatatttccatgttcgaaataaataagaatgaatgaatgataataaaaactTGTTCTGTAATATCTGGCAACATCCCATGCAGTACTGTGCAAAAGCTTCTGGTACATTCAGTTTATCTTTATCTTGCATTGCCGAAATATGCCCAGGGGATAAAGGGAGTAACACGTGAAATAAGTCCAAACAGAATTTATTAAGAATAaagccaaataaaaataaacatgaaacagCAACGCTCATGACAAAATACATTACATTCAACATAGCCCAAGTTAAACCAAAGTTTCAGCCTCCCAACAGAGGGAGT contains:
- the guca1b gene encoding guanylyl cyclase-activating protein 2; translation: MGQRLSEDGDPDKEIDAAELQEWYKKFVVECPSGTLFRHEFKSFFGVTENKEAADYIENMFRAFDKNGDNTIDFLEYVAALNLVLRGKLEHKLKWTFKMYDKDGSGCIDKTELLEIVESIYRLKKACHGQLDEECNLLSPDQVVDRIFELVDENGDGELSLHEFIDGARRDKWVMKMLQMDVNPGDWINERRRSANF